The Synechocystis sp. PCC 6714 genome includes the window GCTGTGGCTCCGGTGAGCTGACGATTCTTAGCATTCTGAAGGCCGAAGTTCATAAAAGCGGGCAACATGACCGTGAGGGTAATGCTTAGGATGATCAAGGAAACTAGGTTTTCCGTGAGGGTAAATCCACCTGCCATAGGTTTGGGATTAAAGATTTTCCATAGTTTTTTTGTCTGCATAAATAGAATCCTTTGACTAAAATTTGATGTACTATCTTCTGTTGTTGCCACCTCTGTTGCCATTGCCCCCTGCCCGACCAGGATTACCGGGGGCAGCGTCGGGGCTGTCATCATTGGAAGGTTGATTGTTATCAGAATTGCCGGGGGAGCAACCATCGGAACCATTGCCCAAGCCTTGGTTACATCCCGGCCGGTTATTACCGTTGTTGCCATTGCCTGGGCCCCCTCCAGCAACTTCCTCTGGCTCTGAACCACCACCGCCACCCCCTGTCGGGCTTTCACTACCAGTGGGACTTTCAGAACCTGCACCGCCACCACCAGACCCAGAGCCCATGGCGATCGCCGTAGCGTCCATAGCCCCACCGGGAAAAATAATTACTTTGGCTTCTTCATTGGTGCGGGTATTGGTCAAAACCAAATTGAGTTCGTCGGTAACCATACCGTTAGCATCAAAAAGACTTACTAGCCCCCTACTGTTAATGCAGATAGACCAGTTATCTGTGGCAGCATTGCCAAATTTCCCGGCCATGTGGATATCTGGGCTACCCTGGGACGTTTTTTTGTTGACGTTGAGGTCCTCCTCCATGAAGGCACCGTCATTCTTCCAGTTTTTGATGGTTTCTACTTTAGTACCCGCCGCTTTTGCCCCCACTGGGGCCCCCAGAGTTATGGTGCTATTGCCAAAATTAACTGAGAGCGCATCTGCTTCTGTGCCCCCTACCTTGAGGCGATCGCCAATGGCAAATCCACTGACATCATTCAAGGCAATGGTGTTATCCGTAGCAAGGGCATCTTGGCGGAGAGTGGCATTGGCCTGGCAACTACCACTTCGGATTCTTTGTACTTGAATAGCTTCCTGAGGACTGTTGGGATTAACAGTAATACGGTAGGTGGAAGTACTTGTCATAGCCCGGGTTCTAGTAGTCTTGACCACACTCTGCAGACGATCTTGACTATTTTTGAGGGGATTTTCGTACCAAGGCTTGGCATTGATCACCACCCCAGACAGAATACCAATCACTACCACCACCACTGCCAACTCCATTAGGGTGTAACCCGCTGGCAATCTGGGTCGGGAACTTCGTGCCAAGGGGAGAAATGAGCGGAGCTGGGGAAATTGCAGTTTATACATGGTCAATGGCGATATTGGGCAGGGAAGGCAAGGAAACTCTCATCTATTTTTTGGGGTTAGATTCAAGCTAAAAGTAAAATTTAAAGCTTAAATAAAGGATTTTTAAAGCCCTTTTAAAGCAGGGGAGAATAGCTAAGTAGCTACCACACAAATGGGGGGCAGGGGGATTTTTTTATCTCAACTAGACAGATCGTAACGAGATTTCCAAGAGAATTTTCTGGATTATCAATGGCGTAATTAGGCACAGACGATCATAGTATGGAAGATAATTAACTTCCCCTAAATGTTAATTTAATTTAGAGATAATTATTGTTAACCAACTCACTAAAACCTGTGACAGTAAACACCAAAGTAGTTTACAAGTTTGCCTATTTTTTCTTGTAACAGGGCGTTTGAGGATAATTTCGGGGGTTAATTTATGCATTATTTGGTTACATTGATATGACACCACAAAAGCCCTCGGGAAAACAACTCAAACAGTTGGCCAACGAAATTTCTTTTTTCCGAGCCATACCAAAAGATTTGTTGATGGAAACTATCACTTATTTGAGTTTCCGTAATTATCCTTGTAGTCAGTCGATTTTATTTGACAACTATTACGGCGGGTCAATTTACTTTATTGCTGAAGGTTGGATAAAAGTTTGTGTTATTGGCGAATGTTCAAAAAACAGCGTCTATACTATCTACGGCAGTGGCGAAATGGTTGGGGCGATCGCCGCGGTGGAGGAAGACTGGAACCCCAGGGAAGCCGTCACCCTATCCCCGGCAAAGATTTGGAGTATTCCCACCCAAGATTTCCTAAATTTACTTAACCAGCATCCCCAAGCTGGCATTCAAGTAGCAATTTTTGCGTCCAAACGTCTTAGAAAACTGAACCAATATTTCCGCTTACGGGAAGCGGATAGTGTGGCGAAAGTAGCTCATATTCTGCTGGAACTAGTTAACCACAGAGACAGGCGAATAAATCCCAAAAAATATAGAGTATTAATACCGAACTTACCTCACCGAGAGATGGCCCTGCTCAGTGGAGTTACGAGGGAAACTGTCACCCGGACACTAATTAAGCTAGAGAAAAAAGGATTGATCCTCCGCCAGGGAGCAACCATTGAAATTGTTGAATTGGATGCCCTGCAACAATTGGTCAGCGGTGATCCCACCTCGGTCTGATTTCGGCCAATTAACCCATGGAACCAAGAATCTATTGGAGCCGTTGAGTTGCGGCAGTTAAATCCTGCCAGTTCGCCTTGGTACGAGTGGTTAATCCTCCCTAACCCCCTTAATAAGCGGGAAATTGATGGTGATTCAGGAGGATAGAGTCATTACTCTGAACCGTTCAAATACATATCAAGGAACTAAAGGAGGGTGCGAGCTTTGAGTTGTAGATAACGATCGACCAACTGTTCACTGACTTTGTCCGCTGGAGCATCCAACACTAACACCCCTTTCTGTTTTAGCTTGGCCAGAGCCAACTGCCTTTGTTGCAACAGATTAATGGCCACTGCCTGTTGGTAGGCATTGCCAACGGTGATGGCATTGGAATGGGCTAACTGATCCACCTGGGGATCCCGTAGGGCGACGCAAAAGGGTAAATAACGGGGGGCTAATTGGCCAAGGGCAGTGAGTAATTCTCCCGAAGCAGTGGGATCAATCAAATCGGTGATGCACACCACTAAGGCCCGCCGGGTTTGTTGTTGCACCAATTTACCGATCGCCGCGCTGTAATCGGGTTCCTGTAATACTGGTTGGATGGGACTCAGGGTTTTTAATAATTTGGGTAAATACTGCAAACCCCGCTCCGGGGGTAACCAACTCACCACTTCCCGGTCAAATACCCCTATGCTCAGGCGATCGCCTCGATGGAGGGCCGCCACCGCCAGGGACAGACTAGTATTCAGCCCCCAATCAAATCGCTGTAGCCCCTGCACCCAAGCGGTCATCAGCCGGCCCCGGTCAAGCAAAATAATCACCGTCTGTTCCCGTTCCGGTTCCAACACCCGCATGAGGGGAATGCCCCGTCGAGCACTGGCTTTCCAGTCTAAGTAACGTAAATCGTCCCCCGCTTGGTAATCCCGCAGTTCCCGAAATTCCGTACCTAAACCGAGCTTCCGCATTTGTCTTAGGTTGCCCGTGGTAGCTTGGGCCAGGCGAATAGTGAGGGATTTCAGCCCCATTAAATCCGGATGGACGGTCACTGTTTCCTGCTGCCCCACCGTCCATTGGTACCAAGTTAATTGCCAGGGACATAACTGTCTTATATTCAACTTCCCCCAAACGTATTGCCCTCGCTGACGGGGTTGCACGTGATAACTTAGCTGGATGGTTCCCTGGGGGAGCATTCGGGCCGCCCTCAGCTCATCTGTGGCCAAAAATGGGCCAGGGTAGTCGTCCTTAATCTTGGCGATCGCCGTGGGGCCAGAATTTTCCACTGAGATGGCCACAGGATTTTCTCGACCAATGGAAAGGGGTCCCAGGGGTTGCCGTTGCACTGTTATTTTTTGCTTTTTGCCCCGCCCATAGTCAATTACCGTCAACAGCAACAGTGCGGAATCTGCTATGACCAAAGCCACCACTGCTGTGGGAATGGTGTAGATTTGAGCCACCACCATAGCTCCGCCGCCAATGAGCATTAGGCAAATATAGAAGCGGAGAGTGGGAACCATGGCCTTACCGAAAATAGGGAAAAAATTTGATTACAACACCATCTTGAGTGGGGAAATTGCTTGGTAAGTAACCCCAGACCAATGGATCTCAACTCACAATAACCCCCGATAGCGGATAAAGACCAAAATCGCCCCCCAGGAGCCGATCGCCACTTTCAGAGCCACCACCATATTTAACAGAGGAATCCAGCCAGCATCATCCAAAGGAAAATTAATGCCCAGCAAACTCAGGGCGGCCAGGGCGAGGAAAACCAACACCGATAACTTTTCCACCTTGGCAGCCTGCCATTTTTCGTACAATTGATGCAACCATTCCGGCGAAGAAATAATGGCCACTAGGCCAATGGCGGTTCCTCCCGCTACTCCGGCCGCAAAGCCTCCCCCTGGACTGAGGTGACCCCGAATGGCCAATTCTATGCCAATCAGCAGGGCAATCATAGCCCCCAACCGGGCCAGCACCACCGACGGAGCATCGCTCACTTGGTACACTATGGTGGCCGGTTTTTCCTCCGCCATCAAAAAGCGCACCCCCATAATGGCAATGGTAAACACCACCACTTCCAGCATGGTGTCGTACAAACGGTTGCGGAAAATAATCCCCGACACCACATTGGGGGCTCCCGTTTGCTCCAACAAATTCTCCACCACCGCCACTTCTTCCAATGGTTCAACAGCATTGCCCGTAATAAATAACATTTTGCCGTAGAACAATAGGGCCGCAATTAGGTAAACAATTTTCACGGGGCAACCTCCTGGGAGTATAGGGGCGGAACGGGGCTAGTACTAGCAGGCACAAATTTAACGGCGATCGCCTGGGGAGCCAGGGCCGGAGCGAGAATTTCCTGCAGCCGCACAACGGGGGTATTTAAAATGGCCACATCGGCCTCGTACCAACAATGGATGGCCCGGGTTTGCCACGCTTCTGTCAAACTAGCTAAATCTTCATAGTTCAATATTTCCAACCGCAAATGGTAAGGGGCGATCGCCTGGGTAATGGCCTGTTCATCCTCCGGAGCAATTAACCTCTTACCGTCATCACTGCCGCAGGGAGCAAGTATCCCTAAACGGAGCACCAGGGAAGAGCGCACCGCCACCGCAAAGAGGGTGACAGATAACATAGTCCCCACCAATGCCTCCGTCAGGGCCACATCCGCCGCCCCCAGAAGGGTATAAATTAGGGCCGCCACCGCCCCCAAAATGCCCCGCATCACCAACGCCTGGTAGGGATTCCCTTGAACTACCACCAACAGGGCGCAAAAGGGTAACAGGGGGGTAAAAGCTAAAATTTCCGTTTGGTCTGCCAAATTAAACATTAGTGCGTTTCTCCCCGGTGGCACAGTAGGCCAACACGTAACCCAGAATGGTATTCCATAGACAAAGACAAATAATAGCTAAGAGCAGGAGCGGCCATTCCCGGGGCAGTTTTAGAAATAGTCCCACCACGATCGCCATGGAGCCGAGGGTGTCCGACACCGTTAAAAGATGCAGTTTAGTAATGACCGATCGCCGGCTTTGAAGCAGGGGAAAAGTCCCAAAGAGCCAAAAAAGAATGCCCATGGCCAGAAAACCATTGGTCAGCCAGTTAATGATAGTGGTGCTTATGGTGCTCATAAAGTCTCCATCCGGCGAATCAACTGGGCCAGCAACATCAAAGCAGCATTGCCGGCGCTGAGGATTAAAACCCCCACCATGCCAATCATCCAATCGTCCCGCAACACCGACACCACCAAAATAATGATCGAAGTCTTGGTGGCCACACTGGCAAAGGAGAGCATTTTTACCCAGATATTGCCCCGTTGGATGGTGGCCAAGAGTGGAATAAACACCGCCAGCAACATAGTCCAGAGTAGAACCGTCATTTTTCCTCCTTAGGGCCAAGATAATGAACTTCGTACCATCCCTCTTCGTGGTATTTCAAAACTATGGTTTTTGGAGTAAAGGTAATCAGGAAAATATCCAGAAAAATTAGCCCCCTGCTTCGTTGGGATGAAAATTCCTGTCTTTCAATCCAAGTTCTGGTGTGGGGTTGGAGAATCATTTGCCAAGCTTCGATGTAAGCCTGGGGAATGGCCAGCAGAATTTCCTTAAACACCCTCAGCCCATCCCGCAACACGTAAGGGGGCACGGGACGACGGGGAATTAACAGGGCCACAATCAGGCCAATGAGAATATTGCCTGGGCTAAGATTACCCGTTAACAAAAACCAAATGCCTAGCCGTAAACTAATATCAAGGAGTCCAGTCATATTAATACCGAGCCGAAAAGTAACATCAACATTATGGCCATGGTTCCGATCAGATGATCTAATCTTTCCCCCCAATCCGGCGGTTGCCAAGGGATTTTCCGCAAACCCCACCAATAGATGGCCGAGCCAAGCAGAAAACTAGCGGTGGCTTTAATGCCGTTCTCCCAGGAAAAGGCGGCCGGATAAATGGCATTGCCCAGGGTCAAAGCTCCCAGCAGGAGAAGCACCGCTAAAACCAGGCCCCAGGGGGATTTATCCAGGTCAAGGTTGTTATCAAAGCTAGGGGTAAGGAAAATAAATTTGGCCAAAATAATCGCCGTGCCCACCCCCGCCAAGTTCATCAAAATTCCTGTCCAGGGCAGTTCATTAAGGCTGATGGTTTGCAGGGTCAGGGTTTTCGCTTCAAAGCCCGCCAGGATGGGTAGGCCAATGATGGAAGAACTGGCCAATACCATGGGTAACCACAATTTGTAGGAAATTGGTTGGGCCTGGAGTTTGTCCAAGTTCCTTTCCGGCAGCCTGCCCACCAACAGAAATAGGCAAGCCTTAGCAAGGCCATGGGTTAACGCATAAACACCGCCCACCGTCGGAGCCACCAGGATAAAGCCCATCTGGGAAATGGTGCTGTAGGCCAAAATCCGCCGACTGTCCCGGGCAAAAATGCCTAGGCCAATGCCTAACAGGGCGGTGCCAATGGCCAGACCCCACACCATAGTGGCCAATCTTTCCGACAGGGAAGCAAACCGCAACAGGGGTAAAATTCCCGCTTTGACCACAATGCCCGACAACAGGGCCGCCACGGGGGCACTGGCAATGCTACTGGTTTGGGGCGACCATAACCCGGAGAGAAAAATTTCCCCCTTAATTAACAGTCCTAAAAAAATTAAGGCGATCGCCTCGTAGGGGGCAGTGGCTAAACCTTGGAAATTGAGGGAATGGGCGGTTTGGTAAACCAACATCACCCCGATCAAATAAAACAATAAACCTGTGTTAGTAACGAATAGATAACGCAATCCAATCCAACTGCTGGCGGCCTGGCGGGGATAGATAATTAATAAAAATGAGGATAAACCCACCACCTCTAAACAGACATATAAACTAATTAAATCCGTAGATAAAAAAGCGGCATTGAGACTAACGTGGAGCACCATTAATTGGACGTAAAAAAAAGTTGTCCTTGGGGAAGCCCAACAGTAGAGCAACACCGCTAGGGTAACTAAACCATTGGTGAGCAGAAAGTAACTACCCAAATTATCCAATTGCAGAAGAATGCCAAACCCATCCATCAACTGCCATTGCTGGGTACTGGGCAGGGAAAAACCCACCGCCGCCAAGAGAATGGTGCCCAGGGTCATTAGTAGGGCCGATGGTCGCACCAGGGGAGGAAATAGATAGCCACCAAAGGCCCCCATTAGTACCAGGATCAGGAGGGCGACGATGGCAATTAATAAGTTGTTGGGGGCGATCGCCGTGGGGAAATTCATGGAGACAATGGGTTTAAAAGCCTGATGTTAGACAATAAATTAACCTTGGTTAGGACCAGTATTCCCTTTCGATGGCGGCAATTTCTAGGGTGGGGTTTTCCTTGGCTAATTTCATAGCGATGACCAACATTAAAATTTGGGTGGAGAAGCCAATCACAATGGCCGTAAGAATGACTGCCTGGGGCAAGGGATCGGCGTATTGTATTGGCCCTGGGGAAACTTCTGCTCCCACAATGGGGGTGGTGACTCCGGTGCGGGCAGCAACGAAACAGTAATAGCCAATTACTCCGGTGCTAATTACATCCATGGCCACTATTTTCATCAGTAAATTGCGCTTATAAATTAAGCCTAAAAAACCAATCATTACGGTTGCGAAAATACAGGCTTCTGGGCCTACCATTACCCACCTCCCTTGGTTTGATTAATCTCCCCAGGTTATCAAATGCCATCCGTCTTTGCTTAACGGAATGGTTACACTCCAGAGTCTGAGTTGTCGTAGTTGCAAAAATAGTCATACCAAAATCCAGGCAAAGAGAATGGTTAAACTGATGCTCATCATGCCGATCAGATGGTCGACCTGTTCTCCCCCATCGGGCAGTTTTAGAGTTAGCCTTTTGACCACGCCCCAATATAGTCCCGCCCCCACCCCGCAGGTCAGGGTGGCTTTGAGCAAATTACTGGCCGTAAAGGCTTGCCAGTAAACCACATTGCCCACCGCTAAACCCCCCAATAACACTGCCAATGCTATGCCTAAGCCCAGGGGATAGGTTTTACCGACAAAGGTTGGTTTAAGGAAAACGAATTTGGAAAAGGAAATGGCTGTACCCACCGCGGCAATGTTTAAGGCGATCGCCAACCAGGGGGGGAGTCCTTTGAGGGTCAGGGTTTTTGCTTCAAAGCCCGCCAACAGGGGAAAACCGGCAATGGAAGAACTGGCGAGGAGTAGGGGAACCCAAAATCCAGCGGCAATGGGGGTTTTCTGTAAAATTTTGAAATCCCGACTGGGCAAATTCCCCGCCAATAGGAACAAACTGGATTTCACTAAACCGTGGGTGAGGGCATAAAATCCCCCGGCCACTGGAGCCGCCAAAACAAAGCCCATTTGGGAAACGGTGTGGAAAGCTAACATCCGCTTGGTATCTTTGGCCAGCATGGCATAGGCCACTCCAAATAAAGCCGTGGCTACTCCTAAACCTTGGACTAGCAAGAGTAACTGATCCGATAACAGACCACAGCGTAACAAACCCAAAATGCCGGCTTTTACCACCACCCCAGACATCAGGGCCGACATGGGGGTGGCCGCTTCCCCGTGGGTTTGGGGCAACCACAGTCCGGCCAGAAAAATGCCCCCTTTGGTCAGTAAACCTAAAAATATCAGCGCCGTTGCTTCCGGGGGAGCCTGGGTTAAACCGCTAAAAGCAAAGGATTGACTATTGCTGTACACCAACGCCACCCCGATGAGGTAAAACAACATAGCAGTGTTGCTCAGCAATAAATAGCGCAGTCCCAGCCAAATAATTCGGGGTTCCCGGGGATAGGTCATCAGGCAAAAAGCGGCGATCGCCACCACTTCCAAGGCCACATAAAGACTCATAAAATCCGCACAAAGAAAAGCGGAATTGAGACTGGTGTGGAGAATAATCAGTTGGGCATAAAAAAAGGCTGAGCGGCCGGTATTCCAGCAATAGACCAACACAGCCAAAGTTACTAGGGCATTGGTCAGGAGGAAATAACCCGATAGGGCGTCCAGTTGGAAGGCAACGCCAAAACTGTCTAATAAATACCAAAATTGAGCTTCTGGCAAAGAAAATGCCAAGTATGCTAAAAATCCCGTGCTAAGACAGACGGCCAAAGTCAAAAAATGAATGGTGGCGGGCAATAAATAGCCGGTGAATCCCGCCATCAGAGCCAAGCAAATGACCACCGTCGCCCAGGGTGCCGCATTAAATTCCGCTGAAACTGCAAATAGGGTCATGGCCAGTACTGTTTTTCAATCGCCTTTACTTCTAGGGTGGGATTTTCCCGGGCCAGTTTCATGGTGGCCACCAGCATCAAAGCCTGAATCGATAGACCAATGACAATGGCTGTGAGGATAACCGCCTGGGGAACGGGATCTGCATAGGGAATGGTTGATTCTTTATCCGTGACTATGGGAGTAAGAAAA containing:
- a CDS encoding cation:proton antiporter gives rise to the protein MTLFAVSAEFNAAPWATVVICLALMAGFTGYLLPATIHFLTLAVCLSTGFLAYLAFSLPEAQFWYLLDSFGVAFQLDALSGYFLLTNALVTLAVLVYCWNTGRSAFFYAQLIILHTSLNSAFLCADFMSLYVALEVVAIAAFCLMTYPREPRIIWLGLRYLLLSNTAMLFYLIGVALVYSNSQSFAFSGLTQAPPEATALIFLGLLTKGGIFLAGLWLPQTHGEAATPMSALMSGVVVKAGILGLLRCGLLSDQLLLLVQGLGVATALFGVAYAMLAKDTKRMLAFHTVSQMGFVLAAPVAGGFYALTHGLVKSSLFLLAGNLPSRDFKILQKTPIAAGFWVPLLLASSSIAGFPLLAGFEAKTLTLKGLPPWLAIALNIAAVGTAISFSKFVFLKPTFVGKTYPLGLGIALAVLLGGLAVGNVVYWQAFTASNLLKATLTCGVGAGLYWGVVKRLTLKLPDGGEQVDHLIGMMSISLTILFAWILV
- a CDS encoding DUF58 domain-containing protein, giving the protein MVPTLRFYICLMLIGGGAMVVAQIYTIPTAVVALVIADSALLLLTVIDYGRGKKQKITVQRQPLGPLSIGRENPVAISVENSGPTAIAKIKDDYPGPFLATDELRAARMLPQGTIQLSYHVQPRQRGQYVWGKLNIRQLCPWQLTWYQWTVGQQETVTVHPDLMGLKSLTIRLAQATTGNLRQMRKLGLGTEFRELRDYQAGDDLRYLDWKASARRGIPLMRVLEPEREQTVIILLDRGRLMTAWVQGLQRFDWGLNTSLSLAVAALHRGDRLSIGVFDREVVSWLPPERGLQYLPKLLKTLSPIQPVLQEPDYSAAIGKLVQQQTRRALVVCITDLIDPTASGELLTALGQLAPRYLPFCVALRDPQVDQLAHSNAITVGNAYQQAVAINLLQQRQLALAKLKQKGVLVLDAPADKVSEQLVDRYLQLKARTLL
- a CDS encoding DUF4040 domain-containing protein, which translates into the protein MPPGRNALMFNLADQTEILAFTPLLPFCALLVVVQGNPYQALVMRGILGAVAALIYTLLGAADVALTEALVGTMLSVTLFAVAVRSSLVLRLGILAPCGSDDGKRLIAPEDEQAITQAIAPYHLRLEILNYEDLASLTEAWQTRAIHCWYEADVAILNTPVVRLQEILAPALAPQAIAVKFVPASTSPVPPLYSQEVAP
- a CDS encoding monovalent cation/H(+) antiporter subunit G, whose amino-acid sequence is MSTTIINWLTNGFLAMGILFWLFGTFPLLQSRRSVITKLHLLTVSDTLGSMAIVVGLFLKLPREWPLLLLAIICLCLWNTILGYVLAYCATGEKRTNV
- a CDS encoding NADH-quinone oxidoreductase subunit K — its product is MVGPEACIFATVMIGFLGLIYKRNLLMKIVAMDVISTGVIGYYCFVAARTGVTTPIVGAEVSPGPIQYADPLPQAVILTAIVIGFSTQILMLVIAMKLAKENPTLEIAAIEREYWS
- a CDS encoding Tfp pilus assembly protein FimT/FimU; amino-acid sequence: MYKLQFPQLRSFLPLARSSRPRLPAGYTLMELAVVVVVIGILSGVVINAKPWYENPLKNSQDRLQSVVKTTRTRAMTSTSTYRITVNPNSPQEAIQVQRIRSGSCQANATLRQDALATDNTIALNDVSGFAIGDRLKVGGTEADALSVNFGNSTITLGAPVGAKAAGTKVETIKNWKNDGAFMEEDLNVNKKTSQGSPDIHMAGKFGNAATDNWSICINSRGLVSLFDANGMVTDELNLVLTNTRTNEEAKVIIFPGGAMDATAIAMGSGSGGGGAGSESPTGSESPTGGGGGGSEPEEVAGGGPGNGNNGNNRPGCNQGLGNGSDGCSPGNSDNNQPSNDDSPDAAPGNPGRAGGNGNRGGNNRR
- a CDS encoding cation:proton antiporter: MNFPTAIAPNNLLIAIVALLILVLMGAFGGYLFPPLVRPSALLMTLGTILLAAVGFSLPSTQQWQLMDGFGILLQLDNLGSYFLLTNGLVTLAVLLYCWASPRTTFFYVQLMVLHVSLNAAFLSTDLISLYVCLEVVGLSSFLLIIYPRQAASSWIGLRYLFVTNTGLLFYLIGVMLVYQTAHSLNFQGLATAPYEAIALIFLGLLIKGEIFLSGLWSPQTSSIASAPVAALLSGIVVKAGILPLLRFASLSERLATMVWGLAIGTALLGIGLGIFARDSRRILAYSTISQMGFILVAPTVGGVYALTHGLAKACLFLLVGRLPERNLDKLQAQPISYKLWLPMVLASSSIIGLPILAGFEAKTLTLQTISLNELPWTGILMNLAGVGTAIILAKFIFLTPSFDNNLDLDKSPWGLVLAVLLLLGALTLGNAIYPAAFSWENGIKATASFLLGSAIYWWGLRKIPWQPPDWGERLDHLIGTMAIMLMLLFGSVLI
- a CDS encoding Crp/Fnr family transcriptional regulator, with amino-acid sequence MTPQKPSGKQLKQLANEISFFRAIPKDLLMETITYLSFRNYPCSQSILFDNYYGGSIYFIAEGWIKVCVIGECSKNSVYTIYGSGEMVGAIAAVEEDWNPREAVTLSPAKIWSIPTQDFLNLLNQHPQAGIQVAIFASKRLRKLNQYFRLREADSVAKVAHILLELVNHRDRRINPKKYRVLIPNLPHREMALLSGVTRETVTRTLIKLEKKGLILRQGATIEIVELDALQQLVSGDPTSV
- a CDS encoding NADH-quinone oxidoreductase subunit K; the encoded protein is MVALEACIFVTVIIGFLGLIYKPNLFMKIIAMDVMGTGVIAYYCLMAARTGFLTPIVTDKESTIPYADPVPQAVILTAIVIGLSIQALMLVATMKLARENPTLEVKAIEKQYWP
- a CDS encoding Na+/H+ antiporter subunit E, which produces MTGLLDISLRLGIWFLLTGNLSPGNILIGLIVALLIPRRPVPPYVLRDGLRVFKEILLAIPQAYIEAWQMILQPHTRTWIERQEFSSQRSRGLIFLDIFLITFTPKTIVLKYHEEGWYEVHYLGPKEEK
- a CDS encoding Na(+)/H(+) antiporter subunit B, with amino-acid sequence MKIVYLIAALLFYGKMLFITGNAVEPLEEVAVVENLLEQTGAPNVVSGIIFRNRLYDTMLEVVVFTIAIMGVRFLMAEEKPATIVYQVSDAPSVVLARLGAMIALLIGIELAIRGHLSPGGGFAAGVAGGTAIGLVAIISSPEWLHQLYEKWQAAKVEKLSVLVFLALAALSLLGINFPLDDAGWIPLLNMVVALKVAIGSWGAILVFIRYRGLL